One window of Phoenix dactylifera cultivar Barhee BC4 chromosome 5, palm_55x_up_171113_PBpolish2nd_filt_p, whole genome shotgun sequence genomic DNA carries:
- the LOC103704685 gene encoding plant intracellular Ras-group-related LRR protein 5-like, with protein MGNLPNPIPPAVVEAVEEIVRVYKSLPPRPSVEEVEAAMAVIESSTSEEELRIEEVDRMEKSSDVPEELFFVLQEVKKSLVRLQSHEQRREALHVAELDKRFQVFDELIQRTFKLVSRDESDAGDEEEGKGTGFAVVVPKIDKVLVKTDKDEKMGELDAPKGLVNVSSVSPWKSEIPSSGGDADKLSLIQVASLIEAKAKEGTEVLHLRGKLMDQIEWLPLSLGKLKGITDLDLSENQIMALPSTIGSLRFLTKLDIHSNQLINLPDSFGELSSLVDLDLHANQLKSLPALFGNLTSLANLDLSSNQLSVLPETFGNLTKLRRLNVETNELEELPYTIGSCTSLVELRLDFNRLKALPEATGKLECLEVLTLHYNRVKGLPTTMASLCRLKELDASFNELESIPESLCFVTSLVKLDVGGNFADLRTLPRCIGNLEMLKKLDISNNQIRILPESFRFLSKLRVFHADETPLEVPPRQVVKLGAQAVVKYVADLVASKDPSFHLTERKGFWFWLCTVCSPRSKKHNEDRDFTIA; from the exons ATGGGAAATCTACCCAACCCAATCCCCCCAGCCGTTGTGGAGGCCGTGGAGGAGATCGTGAGGGTGTACAAGTCGCTGCCTCCGAGGCCTTCCGTAGAAGAGGTGGAGGCGGCCATGGCCGTGATCGAGAGCTCAACCTCCGAGGAGGAGCTCAGAATCGAGGAGGTGGACAGGATGGAGAAGTCCTCAGACGTCCCCGAAGAGCTCTTCTTTGTGTTGCAGGAGGTGAAGAAGAGCCTGGTCCGGCTTCAGAGCCATGAGCAGAGGAGGGAGGCCCTGCACGTGGCGGAGCTCGACAAGAGGTTCCAGGTGTTCGACGAGCTCATCCAGAGGACCTTCAAGCTGGTCTCCCGTGACGAGAGCGATGCTGGCGATGAGGAGGAGGGAAAAGGGACCGGTTTTGCTGTAGTGGTTCCTAAGATTGATAAGGTTTTGGTCAAGACGGACAAGGACGAGAAGATGGGGGAGTTGGATGCTCCCAAAGGATTGGTTAATGTTTCCAGTGTTTCCCCTTGGAAATCTGAGATCCCATCTTCAG GTGGTGATGCGGATAAATTAAGTCTTATCCAAGTGGCAAGCTTGATTGAGGCTAAAGCGAAAGAAGGAACTGAAGTACTCCACCTTCGGGGGAAGTTAATGGACCAAATTGAGTGGCTTCCACTGTCACTTGGGAAGTTAAAGGGCATCACTGATCTGGATTTATCTGAGAACCAAATCATGGCACTCCCATCAACAATTGGTAGTCTTAGGTTTTTAACGAAGCTTGACATCCATTCAAACCAGCTGATAAATCTACCTGACTCATTTGGAGAACTATCCAGTTTAGTTGATCTTGACCTGCATGCAAACCAGTTGAAATCTCTGCCTGCTTTATTTGGGAACCTTACAAGTCTAGCCAACTTAGACTTGAGTTCCAATCAGTTGTCTGTACTGCCTGAGACGTTTGGGAATCTAACAAAATTGAGAAGATTGAATGTTGAAACAAATGAGCTGGAAGAGCTTCCTTACACTATTGGATCATGTACTTCTCTAGTTGAGCTCAGGTTAGATTTCAATCGACTAAAAGCACTTCCCGAAGCGACTGGGAAGCTGGAATGCTTAGAAGTTCTGACATTGCACTATAATAGAGTCAAAGGGTTGCCTACTACAATGGCTTCACTTTGCAGGTTGAAAGAACTTGATGCTAGCTTCAATGAGCTTGAATCAATCCCTGAGAGCTTGTGCTTTGTCACTAGTCTTGTGAAGTTGGATGTAGGAGGAAATTTTGCAGACTTGAGAACATTGCCAAGATGCATTGGAAATCTTGAGATGTTGAAAAAACTGGACATAAGCAACAACCAGATAAGAATATTGCCTGAATCCTTTCGATTTCTGTCAAAGCTAAGAGTGTTCCATGCAGATGAGACTCCATTGGAAGTACCACCAAGACAAGTGGTCAAGTTGGGAGCTCAG GCGGTTGTTAAGTACGTGGCTGATTTAGTTGCATCAAAGGACCCCAGTTTTCACCTAACTGAGAGGAAGGGCTTTTGGTTTTGGCTTTGCACGGTGTGCTCTCCTCGCAGCAAGAAACACAACGAAGATAGAGACTTCACAATAGCTTGA